A region of Cellulophaga sp. RHA19 DNA encodes the following proteins:
- the ccoN gene encoding cytochrome-c oxidase, cbb3-type subunit I: MEVQQFYYDNKIVKKFLYATIFWGIVGMSVGLLLAFMFLFPNLTDGISWLSFGRLRPLHTNAVIFAFVGNAIFAGVYYSTQRLLKARMFSDGLSNFNFWGWQAIIVAAAITLPLGYSTSKEYAELEWPIDIAIAVVWVAFGWNLIGTMLRRRQRHLYVAIWFYLATFVTVAVLHIFNSLELPVSGLKSYSVYAGVQDALVQWWYGHNAVAFFLTTPFLGLMYYFVPKAANRPVYSYRLSIVHFWSLIFIYIWAGPHHLLYSSLPDWAQNLGVAFSIMLLAPSWGGMINGLLTLRGAWDKVRTDPTLKFMVVAITGYGMATFEGPMLSLKNVNAIAHFSDWIIAHVHVGALAWNGFLTFGMIYWLVPKMFKTKLHSTGLANAHFWIGTLGIILYALPMYVAGFTQALMWEDFNPDGTLVYGNFLETVKEIIPMYWMRAIGGSMYILGAFIMLFNVFKTVRSGQKVEDELAEAAPLTRVSKKRTKGETYHSWLERKPVQLTILATVAILIGGIVQIIPTILVKSNIPTITSVKPYTPLELEGRDLYIREGCVGCHSQMVRPFRGEVERYGEYAKAGEFVYDHPFLWGSKRTGPDLLRVGGKYSDNWHLNHMYDPQSTSSGSIMPAYQWLVRNEHDRSNIKAKMEAMVTLGVPYTEEDIANAEKSMDVQATKIEKNLYSDPDFAKSYEADKKYAKNNGEPFVEMRDREIVSLIAYLQRLGTDIKIKNSEETTAKK, translated from the coding sequence ATGGAAGTACAACAGTTTTATTACGATAACAAAATCGTAAAGAAATTTCTCTACGCTACAATATTTTGGGGTATTGTAGGTATGTCAGTGGGTCTGTTATTGGCTTTTATGTTTCTTTTTCCAAATTTAACCGATGGTATTTCATGGTTAAGTTTTGGTAGGTTAAGACCACTACACACAAATGCAGTAATTTTTGCCTTTGTAGGTAATGCTATTTTTGCGGGAGTATATTACTCTACGCAGCGTTTGTTAAAGGCACGTATGTTTAGTGATGGGTTAAGTAATTTTAACTTTTGGGGTTGGCAAGCTATAATTGTTGCTGCAGCTATAACTTTACCATTAGGGTATAGTACATCTAAAGAGTATGCAGAACTAGAGTGGCCAATAGATATTGCTATTGCAGTAGTTTGGGTAGCTTTTGGTTGGAACCTTATTGGTACTATGCTACGTAGAAGACAAAGACATTTATATGTTGCAATTTGGTTTTACTTGGCAACATTTGTTACTGTAGCTGTATTACATATTTTTAACAGTTTGGAATTGCCAGTAAGCGGATTAAAAAGTTACTCTGTTTATGCCGGTGTGCAAGATGCCTTAGTGCAATGGTGGTACGGACATAATGCTGTTGCATTTTTCTTAACAACACCATTTTTGGGCTTAATGTATTATTTTGTTCCTAAAGCAGCAAACAGGCCTGTGTATTCTTACAGGTTGTCTATAGTACATTTTTGGTCTTTAATATTTATATATATCTGGGCAGGACCACACCATTTATTGTACTCTTCTTTACCAGATTGGGCACAAAATCTAGGTGTAGCGTTTTCTATTATGTTACTTGCTCCTTCATGGGGAGGTATGATAAACGGACTTTTGACCTTGCGTGGGGCTTGGGATAAAGTACGTACAGATCCTACACTTAAATTTATGGTAGTAGCTATTACTGGTTACGGTATGGCAACTTTTGAAGGTCCTATGTTATCATTGAAAAATGTAAATGCAATTGCACATTTTAGTGACTGGATTATTGCACACGTACACGTTGGTGCTTTAGCTTGGAACGGATTTTTAACTTTTGGTATGATCTACTGGTTGGTACCAAAAATGTTTAAAACAAAATTACACTCTACAGGTTTAGCTAATGCGCATTTCTGGATTGGTACTTTGGGTATTATTTTATATGCATTACCAATGTATGTAGCAGGTTTTACACAAGCTTTAATGTGGGAAGATTTTAACCCAGATGGTACGTTGGTTTACGGTAACTTTTTAGAAACTGTAAAAGAAATTATACCAATGTATTGGATGCGTGCAATTGGTGGTAGTATGTACATATTAGGTGCATTTATTATGTTATTTAACGTGTTTAAAACTGTGCGTTCTGGACAAAAAGTAGAGGATGAGTTAGCAGAAGCTGCTCCACTTACCAGAGTATCTAAAAAAAGAACAAAAGGAGAAACATACCACTCTTGGTTAGAGCGCAAACCAGTACAGTTAACAATATTGGCAACTGTAGCTATTTTAATTGGTGGTATAGTACAAATTATACCAACTATTTTGGTAAAATCTAATATACCAACCATAACTAGTGTAAAACCATATACACCTTTAGAGTTAGAGGGTAGAGATTTATATATAAGAGAAGGTTGTGTGGGTTGTCACTCACAAATGGTACGTCCGTTTAGAGGAGAGGTAGAGCGTTATGGCGAGTATGCTAAAGCAGGAGAATTTGTATATGATCATCCATTTTTATGGGGTAGTAAGCGTACTGGTCCAGATTTGTTAAGAGTAGGTGGTAAATACTCAGACAATTGGCACTTAAACCATATGTATGATCCGCAAAGTACCTCATCTGGTTCTATAATGCCAGCTTACCAATGGCTTGTTCGTAATGAGCACGATAGAAGTAATATTAAAGCTAAAATGGAAGCAATGGTAACCCTAGGTGTACCATATACAGAAGAAGATATTGCTAACGCAGAAAAATCTATGGATGTACAGGCTACTAAAATTGAGAAAAACTTGTATTCAGATCCGGATTTTGCAAAAAGTTATGAAGCAGATAAAAAATATGCTAAAAATAACGGCGAACCTTTTGTAGAAATGAGAGACAGAGAAATAGTATCTCTAATAGCTTACTTACAGCGTTTAGGTACAGATATTAAAATAAAAAACTCAGAAGAAACAACCGCTAAAAAATAA
- a CDS encoding helix-turn-helix domain-containing protein yields MQDTFYIKNMVCNRCIASVLDIFNAEGFVVESVELGKVTAIKGLESSFKNLSKVLAKTGFEVIESETDTLIEQLKVAIINKIESGETAHIFKTLAKEFGKTETALSKLFSKSEGITLEKYTINLKIEKVKEYIQLGELNFSEIAYSLNYKTSSHLARQFKTVTGMSMSTYKRLGNWDRKTLDQIV; encoded by the coding sequence ATGCAAGATACTTTTTATATAAAAAATATGGTTTGTAACCGCTGTATAGCTTCGGTTTTAGATATTTTTAATGCCGAAGGTTTTGTGGTAGAGTCTGTTGAGCTAGGTAAAGTAACAGCAATAAAAGGATTAGAAAGTAGTTTTAAAAACCTAAGTAAAGTGCTTGCTAAAACAGGTTTTGAAGTAATAGAAAGTGAGACAGATACTTTAATAGAACAACTTAAAGTTGCTATAATTAATAAGATTGAAAGTGGCGAAACAGCACATATTTTTAAAACATTAGCAAAAGAATTTGGTAAAACAGAAACTGCATTAAGTAAGCTTTTTAGTAAGTCTGAAGGTATAACGTTAGAGAAATATACCATCAACCTAAAAATTGAAAAAGTAAAAGAATACATACAGTTAGGAGAACTAAATTTTTCTGAAATAGCCTATAGCTTAAATTATAAAACAAGTAGCCATTTGGCACGCCAGTTTAAAACAGTTACAGGAATGTCTATGAGTACTTATAAAAGATTAGGTAATTGGGACAGAAAAACACTAGACCAAATTGTATAA
- a CDS encoding heavy metal translocating P-type ATPase, with translation MKHTYHIHGMTCNGCRGHVEKILSNVKDVTNASVNLEKAEAIIESESHISIDTLKEVLKKEGDRYSIHNAGEHVIIPKKEEKPKGQGTGIFYCPMHCEEDKTYNKPGDCPVCGMDLVEEQNLTAITEQQYTCPMHPEVVKGEPGDCPICGMDLVPMAPSLSSEEKTYNKLIGKFWVALGFTLPIFLIAMGDMLPNNPLYTILDQKYWNWVQFALSIPVVFYATWLFFERAYKSIQTWNLNMFTLIGIGAGVAWLFSVFGLLIPDFFPIEFKTESGAVHVYFEAATVILTLVLMGQVLEARAHSKTNAAVKELLKLAPNKAIKVVNGVEEEVAINKVVKGDVLKVKPGEKIPVDGFITEGKTTVDESMISGEPIAVSKTVKDEVSSGTINGNQSFLMQAEKVGADTLLSQIVKMVNDASRSRAPIQKLADKVSGYFVPTVVVISILTFVAWVIWGPEPAYVFALVNAIAVLIIACPCALGLATPMSVMVGVGKGAQNGVLIKNAAALELMNKIDVLILDKTGTVTEGKPTVEKVGSFSADFTTDKITQYIASLNSSSEHPLAAATVNYANENGANFLKVEDFNAITGKGVQGVISDTKISLGNLKMMELAKGTISSAMEEEVDVYQKQGKTVSYVAVDKTVVGYVVIADKIKKTSAQAIKQLQQNGIAVIMLTGDNYNTAKSVADSLNLNSFKAGMLPEDKLKEVEKLQQQGKVVAMAGDGINDAPALAKSDVGIAMGTGTDVAIESAMITLVKGDLQGVVKAYSLSNAVLKNIKQNLFFALIYNTIGVPIAAGVLYPVFGLLLSPMIAALAMSFSSVSVIANALRLKKIKI, from the coding sequence ATGAAACATACTTATCACATACACGGAATGACTTGTAATGGTTGTCGTGGTCACGTAGAAAAAATACTTTCTAATGTAAAAGATGTTACCAATGCTAGTGTTAATTTAGAAAAAGCAGAAGCCATAATAGAGTCTGAATCTCATATTTCTATAGATACTTTAAAAGAAGTTTTAAAAAAGGAGGGAGATAGATATAGTATACACAATGCTGGTGAGCACGTGATTATACCTAAAAAGGAAGAAAAGCCAAAAGGGCAGGGAACAGGTATTTTTTATTGTCCAATGCATTGTGAAGAGGATAAGACTTATAACAAGCCTGGTGACTGTCCGGTTTGTGGAATGGACTTGGTAGAGGAACAGAATTTAACTGCTATTACAGAACAGCAATACACCTGTCCTATGCATCCAGAGGTTGTAAAAGGTGAGCCTGGGGATTGTCCTATTTGTGGTATGGACTTAGTACCAATGGCACCTAGTCTTTCATCAGAAGAAAAAACATACAACAAGCTTATTGGTAAATTTTGGGTAGCGTTAGGGTTTACATTACCTATTTTTTTAATAGCAATGGGTGATATGCTACCTAATAATCCACTGTACACTATTCTAGATCAAAAATATTGGAATTGGGTACAATTTGCGCTTTCTATTCCTGTTGTTTTTTATGCCACTTGGCTATTTTTTGAGCGTGCTTATAAAAGTATACAAACATGGAATTTAAATATGTTTACCTTAATTGGTATTGGTGCAGGTGTAGCTTGGTTATTTAGTGTTTTTGGTTTGCTAATTCCAGATTTTTTTCCAATTGAGTTTAAAACAGAAAGTGGAGCAGTACACGTTTATTTTGAAGCTGCTACAGTAATACTTACGCTAGTATTAATGGGGCAGGTATTAGAGGCCCGTGCACATAGTAAAACAAATGCAGCTGTTAAAGAGTTACTTAAACTTGCGCCTAATAAAGCTATTAAAGTTGTAAACGGGGTAGAAGAGGAAGTTGCAATAAACAAGGTTGTAAAAGGAGATGTTTTAAAGGTTAAACCAGGAGAAAAAATACCGGTAGATGGCTTTATTACTGAAGGAAAAACAACGGTAGATGAGTCTATGATTTCTGGAGAGCCCATTGCGGTGAGTAAAACTGTAAAAGATGAGGTTAGTAGTGGTACTATTAATGGCAATCAATCTTTTTTAATGCAAGCAGAAAAAGTTGGTGCAGATACACTACTTTCTCAGATAGTGAAAATGGTGAATGATGCTAGTCGTAGTAGAGCACCAATACAAAAATTAGCAGATAAAGTATCTGGTTATTTTGTGCCAACAGTAGTTGTTATATCTATACTTACGTTTGTTGCTTGGGTAATTTGGGGACCAGAGCCTGCTTATGTTTTTGCCCTAGTAAATGCCATTGCTGTTTTAATTATTGCGTGCCCTTGTGCTTTAGGTTTAGCAACTCCTATGTCTGTTATGGTTGGTGTTGGTAAAGGAGCACAAAATGGTGTTTTAATTAAAAATGCGGCCGCTCTAGAACTAATGAATAAAATAGATGTTTTAATTCTAGATAAAACAGGTACCGTTACAGAAGGAAAACCTACGGTAGAAAAAGTAGGTAGTTTTTCTGCTGATTTTACCACAGATAAAATTACACAGTATATAGCCTCTTTAAACAGTTCTAGTGAACACCCTTTAGCAGCGGCTACTGTAAATTATGCTAACGAAAATGGTGCTAATTTTTTGAAAGTAGAAGACTTTAATGCTATTACAGGTAAAGGTGTACAAGGTGTTATTTCTGATACTAAAATAAGTTTGGGTAACTTAAAAATGATGGAGTTAGCCAAAGGAACTATTTCTTCCGCAATGGAAGAAGAAGTAGATGTATATCAAAAACAAGGAAAAACGGTTTCTTATGTTGCTGTAGATAAAACCGTGGTAGGATATGTTGTTATAGCAGATAAAATTAAAAAAACCAGCGCGCAAGCAATTAAACAATTACAACAAAATGGTATAGCTGTAATTATGCTTACTGGTGATAACTACAATACAGCTAAATCTGTAGCAGACTCACTTAATTTAAATAGTTTTAAAGCTGGTATGTTGCCAGAAGATAAGTTAAAAGAAGTTGAAAAATTACAACAACAAGGTAAAGTAGTAGCTATGGCTGGTGATGGCATTAATGATGCTCCTGCATTGGCAAAAAGTGATGTTGGTATTGCAATGGGTACAGGTACAGATGTTGCTATAGAAAGTGCAATGATTACGCTTGTTAAAGGTGATTTACAAGGCGTTGTAAAGGCTTATAGTCTTAGCAATGCAGTGCTTAAAAATATTAAACAAAATTTATTTTTTGCTTTAATTTATAATACTATTGGTGTACCAATAGCAGCAGGAGTTTTGTATCCTGTTTTTGGGTTATTACTCTCTCCAATGATAGCAGCTTTAGCAATGAGTTTTAGTTCGGTTTCTGTAATTGCAAATGCATTACGATTAAAAAAAATAAAAATATAA
- a CDS encoding cbb3-type cytochrome c oxidase N-terminal domain-containing protein encodes MKNMTPWWIRIPLVFFIVFGLMEYFIDSGDQPAFIAYPIVLGFLVLVLLILIASEVIVRSIENVMFQTLPEEAKQKYLEDDTKKFEWKWGKRVYAKLLGSKPMEEEHEIILDHNYDGIQELDNNLPPWWVYLFYAGIIFGVVYLARFHVFNDYDQALEYEQDVAAAKIEIEEYKKTAKGLVDVNTVEVLTDAADIKAGKKIYETSCVACHIIDGGGGIGPNLTDEYWLLGGGIKNVFNTISEGGRDGKGMVAWKQILKPLERAQVASYVLTLQGTTPASPKEPQGDIWKPEPTEESK; translated from the coding sequence ATGAAAAATATGACACCTTGGTGGATAAGGATACCTCTAGTTTTCTTTATCGTTTTTGGATTGATGGAATACTTTATAGACTCTGGTGACCAACCAGCGTTTATTGCTTACCCAATTGTTTTAGGTTTTTTAGTACTAGTATTATTAATCTTAATAGCATCAGAAGTAATAGTTAGGTCTATAGAGAATGTAATGTTTCAGACCTTACCAGAAGAAGCAAAACAGAAGTATTTAGAAGATGATACTAAAAAGTTTGAGTGGAAATGGGGTAAAAGAGTATATGCTAAACTATTAGGTTCTAAACCTATGGAAGAAGAGCATGAAATAATTTTAGATCATAATTATGATGGTATACAAGAGTTAGATAATAATTTACCGCCTTGGTGGGTGTACCTTTTTTATGCAGGTATCATATTTGGTGTGGTGTATTTAGCAAGGTTTCATGTGTTTAATGATTATGACCAAGCTTTAGAATATGAGCAAGATGTTGCTGCTGCCAAAATAGAAATAGAAGAATACAAAAAAACAGCTAAAGGCTTAGTGGATGTTAATACTGTAGAGGTGCTAACAGATGCTGCAGATATTAAGGCAGGTAAAAAAATATACGAAACCAGTTGTGTTGCTTGTCATATTATAGATGGAGGTGGTGGTATAGGGCCTAACCTTACAGATGAATATTGGCTTTTAGGCGGTGGTATAAAAAACGTTTTTAACACTATATCAGAAGGTGGTAGAGACGGTAAAGGTATGGTTGCTTGGAAACAAATATTAAAACCTTTAGAGCGTGCACAAGTAGCAAGTTATGTTTTAACATTACAAGGTACAACACCAGCTAGTCCTAAAGAACCGCAAGGAGATATCTGGAAACCAGAACCAACAGAAGAGAGTAAATAA
- the ccoG gene encoding cytochrome c oxidase accessory protein CcoG, which translates to MAADEKFRDSIGTIDTDGKRAWVFPKKPSGKFYNYRKLVSYSLLLFLLVSPFIKINGNQFILFNVVDRRFNIFGFPFWPQDFHLVVISMIIGVVFIALFTVAFGRVFCGWMCPQTIFLEMVFRRIEYWIEGDRGAQMRLDKQKWDAVKIRKRVTKWVIFFIISFIIANVFLAYLISSDTLIKYITDGPFLHTSTMISLLIFTAVFYFVFAWFREQVCIIACPYGRMQGVLLDNKSIVVAYDHKRGEGEKGRKKFRKNEDRSALGHGDCIDCAQCVNVCPTGIDIRNGTQLECVNCTACIDECDTIMEKVNLPKGLIRYASEDNIEKKAKFKFTPRLKGYTAVLVILIGLLVGMLFLRNDLEANILRLPGQLYEHKEGNIISNVYTFKLVNKTTEDVDDVSFKLLSHKGTIKLVTNKNFKVPAQELAEGTLFIEINNGALNGDKDKLKIGVYSKGELVETTTARFLAPRSYK; encoded by the coding sequence ATGGCTGCAGATGAAAAGTTTAGGGATTCTATTGGTACAATAGATACTGACGGTAAAAGAGCTTGGGTTTTTCCTAAAAAACCTAGTGGTAAATTTTACAATTATCGCAAATTAGTTAGTTACTCATTACTGTTATTTTTGCTAGTATCTCCTTTTATAAAAATAAATGGCAACCAGTTTATATTATTTAATGTTGTAGATCGTCGTTTTAATATATTTGGTTTTCCTTTTTGGCCGCAAGATTTTCATTTGGTAGTAATATCAATGATTATTGGCGTTGTTTTTATAGCCTTATTTACAGTTGCTTTTGGGCGTGTTTTTTGTGGTTGGATGTGTCCACAAACCATATTCTTAGAAATGGTTTTCCGTAGAATAGAATATTGGATAGAGGGTGACCGTGGTGCACAAATGCGCTTAGATAAGCAAAAGTGGGATGCTGTTAAAATTAGAAAAAGAGTAACCAAATGGGTTATCTTTTTTATCATTTCATTTATTATAGCTAATGTGTTTTTAGCATATTTAATTAGTAGTGATACTTTAATAAAATATATTACAGACGGACCATTTTTGCATACCAGCACAATGATTTCATTGTTGATTTTTACAGCTGTTTTTTATTTTGTTTTTGCTTGGTTTAGAGAGCAAGTTTGTATTATAGCTTGTCCTTATGGGCGTATGCAAGGTGTACTTTTAGATAATAAATCTATTGTAGTTGCCTATGATCATAAAAGAGGAGAAGGAGAAAAAGGCAGAAAAAAGTTTAGAAAAAACGAAGACCGTTCTGCACTTGGTCATGGAGATTGTATAGACTGTGCACAATGTGTAAATGTTTGCCCAACTGGTATAGATATTAGAAATGGTACACAACTAGAGTGTGTTAATTGTACTGCTTGTATAGATGAGTGCGATACTATTATGGAAAAAGTAAACTTGCCAAAAGGTCTAATTAGGTATGCAAGTGAAGATAATATAGAGAAAAAGGCTAAGTTTAAGTTTACACCTAGACTTAAAGGTTACACCGCTGTATTGGTTATTTTAATAGGGTTGCTCGTAGGAATGTTGTTTTTAAGAAACGATTTAGAAGCAAATATTTTAAGACTTCCAGGTCAGTTATACGAGCATAAAGAAGGGAATATAATTAGTAATGTATATACTTTTAAATTAGTAAACAAAACTACAGAAGATGTAGATGATGTTAGCTTTAAGTTGCTTTCTCACAAAGGAACTATAAAGCTGGTTACAAATAAAAACTTTAAAGTGCCAGCGCAAGAACTAGCAGAAGGTACATTGTTTATAGAGATAAATAATGGGGCTTTAAATGGCGATAAAGACAAGCTAAAAATTGGAGTGTACAGTAAAGGAGAACTAGTAGAAACTACTACAGCTCGCTTTTTAGCACCAAGAAGCTACAAATAA
- a CDS encoding acetyl-CoA hydrolase/transferase family protein encodes MNIVSAAQAAKSIQSGNRVFLQGAAMTPNVLIDALCNRYEELENVEIVSIHTEGEAKYAQEPYSNSFKMNSCFVGSNVRQLINTTQGDYIPIFLSEINLLFRNGILPLDVAVVQVSPPDKHGYCSLGVSVDITLPAIQTAKKVIAQINPCVPRTHGDGIIHIRDIDCAVEVNTPIHTHGITPISNIEQEIGKHVAGLIEDGATLQMGIGNIPNAVLSNLGNHKRLGIHTEMFSDGVLPLIESGVVTGEDKAVKHGKIVTCFAVGSQKLYDFVDDNPLVHFKEAAYTNDTSIIRRNPKVTAINSAIEIDLTGQICADTIGSRQYSGVGGQMDFIRGASLSKGGKPIFAMPSITAKGISKITPFLKQGAGVTTTRAHVHYVATEYGVVNLYGKNLQERAKALISIAHPNFREELEKEAHNRFKS; translated from the coding sequence ATGAATATTGTTTCTGCAGCGCAAGCCGCAAAATCTATACAATCTGGTAATAGAGTATTTTTACAAGGGGCTGCAATGACTCCTAATGTATTAATAGATGCTTTGTGTAATAGGTATGAAGAATTAGAAAATGTAGAAATTGTATCTATACACACAGAAGGTGAGGCAAAGTATGCACAAGAGCCATATAGCAATAGTTTTAAAATGAATAGTTGCTTTGTTGGTAGCAATGTTAGGCAATTAATAAATACTACACAGGGAGATTATATTCCAATTTTTTTAAGCGAAATAAACCTATTGTTTAGAAACGGAATTCTTCCGTTAGATGTTGCTGTTGTGCAAGTATCTCCACCAGATAAACACGGCTATTGCTCTTTGGGTGTGTCGGTAGATATTACATTGCCAGCTATACAAACGGCTAAAAAAGTGATAGCACAAATAAACCCTTGCGTGCCCAGAACTCACGGCGATGGTATTATTCATATAAGAGATATAGACTGTGCTGTTGAGGTTAATACGCCAATACATACACACGGTATTACACCAATATCTAACATAGAACAAGAGATAGGAAAACACGTTGCAGGTTTAATAGAAGATGGGGCAACCTTGCAAATGGGCATAGGTAATATACCAAATGCTGTATTAAGTAATTTAGGTAATCACAAACGTTTGGGTATACATACAGAAATGTTTTCTGATGGTGTGTTACCTTTAATAGAAAGCGGAGTAGTTACAGGTGAGGACAAAGCTGTAAAACATGGGAAAATTGTAACTTGTTTTGCTGTAGGATCTCAAAAATTATACGACTTTGTAGATGATAACCCATTGGTGCATTTTAAAGAAGCTGCTTATACTAATGATACTTCTATCATACGCAGAAATCCTAAGGTTACAGCAATTAATAGTGCTATAGAAATAGATCTTACGGGTCAAATTTGTGCAGATACAATTGGTAGCAGGCAATATTCAGGTGTAGGCGGACAAATGGATTTTATACGTGGTGCATCTTTGTCTAAAGGTGGTAAACCTATTTTTGCAATGCCATCTATTACAGCTAAAGGTATTTCTAAAATAACACCGTTTTTAAAACAAGGAGCGGGCGTTACTACAACACGTGCTCACGTACATTATGTAGCCACAGAATACGGTGTAGTTAATTTATACGGTAAAAATTTACAAGAAAGAGCAAAGGCATTAATTTCTATTGCGCATCCTAATTTTAGAGAGGAGTTAGAGAAAGAAGCCCACAATCGTTTTAAAAGCTAA
- a CDS encoding heavy-metal-associated domain-containing protein — protein MKKMILTATVFGLLAFTSCKNEEKQTTELAKEISTVNDEVATAKTTFGVRGNCGMCKSTIEKAAKSVEGVASANWDVKKKQITIAFNGDKTNEEAFHKAIAESGYDTEKSTGSEDAYKELPACCKYDHEMAMSVEE, from the coding sequence ATGAAAAAGATGATTTTGACTGCAACTGTATTTGGCTTATTGGCCTTTACAAGTTGTAAAAATGAAGAAAAGCAAACTACAGAGTTGGCTAAAGAAATTAGTACTGTAAACGATGAGGTAGCTACTGCTAAAACAACTTTTGGTGTCCGTGGTAATTGCGGTATGTGTAAAAGTACTATAGAAAAAGCAGCAAAATCTGTAGAGGGTGTTGCTAGTGCCAATTGGGATGTTAAAAAGAAACAAATTACAATTGCTTTTAATGGTGATAAAACTAATGAAGAAGCATTTCATAAAGCTATAGCAGAATCTGGTTACGATACAGAAAAATCTACAGGTAGTGAAGATGCTTATAAAGAATTACCTGCCTGTTGTAAATATGACCATGAAATGGCAATGAGTGTAGAAGAATAA
- a CDS encoding FixH family protein, whose product MKINWGTGVVLAFIGFISFILYFVVRMNSENRAKHDLVTEEYYKAELGYQKEINDVTNAYKLTHKLTIEQTEDGLLINFPKDQESQKITGKVSLYRPSNKQLDFSLPISLSKTHLLIPDKRLLDGRWDIKIAWQYNKEEYLHKQSITY is encoded by the coding sequence ATGAAAATAAATTGGGGAACAGGAGTTGTACTAGCATTTATAGGCTTCATTAGCTTTATATTATATTTTGTTGTTAGAATGAATTCTGAAAACAGAGCTAAACATGATTTGGTTACAGAGGAGTATTATAAGGCAGAGCTAGGTTATCAAAAAGAAATTAATGATGTTACTAATGCATATAAACTAACTCATAAACTAACTATAGAGCAAACGGAAGACGGACTACTAATTAATTTTCCTAAAGACCAAGAGTCTCAAAAAATAACAGGCAAAGTGTCCCTATACAGACCATCTAATAAACAATTGGATTTTAGCTTACCCATAAGTTTATCCAAAACACATTTGCTCATACCTGACAAACGTTTGTTAGATGGTCGATGGGACATTAAAATTGCTTGGCAATATAACAAAGAAGAATATTTACATAAACAAAGTATAACGTATTAA
- a CDS encoding sulfite exporter TauE/SafE family protein, with translation MLLSAFILGLMGSLHCVGMCGPIAFMLPVDRHSKFKKTIQIFIYHFGRLLAYGLIGLVFGLLGKGLYVFGLQQKLSIAIGVLMIVIVLIPSKKLQKYNVSKPIYKLISKVKSRLGKELKKRTPDTFLTIGFLNGFLPCGLVYMALFGAIAMGNAAQGSLYMVIFGAGTIPLMTIAVYFGGMLKGVARKKVQQLIPVFVVVIGVLFILRGLGLGIPYISPKPVVEMVSTTMECH, from the coding sequence ATGTTACTATCTGCTTTTATATTAGGGTTAATGGGAAGTTTGCACTGTGTTGGTATGTGCGGCCCCATAGCTTTTATGTTACCTGTAGATAGACATAGTAAGTTTAAAAAAACAATTCAGATATTTATTTATCATTTTGGTAGGTTGCTTGCTTACGGATTAATAGGGCTAGTTTTTGGTTTGTTGGGTAAAGGCTTATATGTTTTTGGTTTACAACAAAAATTGTCAATAGCTATTGGAGTTTTAATGATTGTTATCGTCTTAATTCCATCTAAAAAATTGCAAAAATACAATGTGTCTAAACCTATTTATAAACTTATATCTAAAGTAAAATCTAGATTAGGAAAAGAGCTAAAAAAAAGAACTCCAGACACGTTTTTAACCATTGGTTTTTTAAACGGATTTTTACCTTGCGGCTTAGTATATATGGCATTGTTTGGTGCTATTGCAATGGGTAACGCAGCGCAAGGCTCTTTATATATGGTTATTTTTGGAGCTGGCACCATACCACTTATGACAATTGCCGTTTATTTTGGCGGAATGCTAAAAGGTGTGGCACGTAAAAAAGTACAGCAATTAATTCCTGTTTTTGTGGTTGTAATAGGTGTGCTTTTTATACTTAGAGGTCTAGGTCTTGGTATTCCTTACATATCTCCTAAACCAGTTGTAGAAATGGTTTCTACAACTATGGAATGTCACTAA
- a CDS encoding CcoQ/FixQ family Cbb3-type cytochrome c oxidase assembly chaperone has translation MLKFIKGHMESMEGIATYPMISLLIFFVFFTILFWWVFTATKEHIKEVSNIPLEDDDKTNLTKE, from the coding sequence ATGCTAAAGTTTATAAAAGGTCATATGGAGAGTATGGAAGGTATAGCAACCTATCCTATGATATCGCTACTTATATTTTTTGTGTTTTTCACCATACTTTTCTGGTGGGTGTTTACAGCAACAAAAGAGCATATTAAAGAGGTAAGTAATATACCTCTAGAAGATGATGATAAAACCAACCTAACAAAAGAATAA